Below is a window of Verrucomicrobiota bacterium DNA.
CCAGCACTCGATCGACTTCCGCGGTCGTGGACTCCCGCCCGAGGGAGAAGCGGACCAGTGAATTCGCTTCCGAAGCGCCGACACCCATCGCGGTCATGACATGGGAAGGCTCCAGCGATCCGGAAGAACACGCCGAACCGCTCGACGCGCACACGCCCTCCAAGTCCAAACCAGCTAGCAGCGCGATACTGTCGCAACCTTCAACGGTGAAGGACGCGGTGTTGGCCAGCCTGGCGGTGGCGGCGCCGCGAAAATGCACGCCAGGACACGCCGCCAGCCCCGCGATGAGTGTGCGCGTGAGTGGTTCGAGCTGCGCCGGCGGGAATACCGGCTCACGCACAAACCGCTCGATGACTTCGCAAAGCCCGACAATCGCCGCGAGGTTCTCCGTGCCCGCCCGTCGTTCGTTTTCATGGCCGCCACCGAACAGGATCGGGTCCGGGTGCAGTGGCGACCGGATGAACAGCGCGCCCGCGCCTTTCGGCCCGTGAAACTTGTGCGCGCAGACGGTCACCAAGTCCGCGTTGAACTGGTGGATGCTCGCAAACGGCTGCTTCCCGAACCACTGGACGGCGTCCGTGTGAAACGCGACCGAGCGTGCGCGACACGCCGCTCCCAGTTCCGCCACGGGCTGCAGGGTCCCGGTCTCGTTGTTCGCGGCTTGGATGGAAACCAGAATCGTGTCCGGCCGAAGCGCGCGCTGGAGCGTATCGACGTGGATGCGCCCCTCGGAATCGCACGGCAGGACTGAGAGTTCGAAACCTTCCGTGCGCGCCAGATACTGGCAGGCGTGCAGCACGGCGTGGTGTTCGACGGCGGAAGTGATGATGTGGCGTCCGCGGTTTCGGAGGAGCCGCGCCGTGCCGAAGATGGCGAGATTCACGCTCTCGGTCCCGCCGCTGGTGAAGACAACCTCCGCCGGCCGGCAGGCGAAGACCGACGCGACCCGGTCGCGCGCATCGTCGAGCAACGCCCGCGCGCGGCGGCCGACGTGGTGGACGCTCGACGGATTGCCGAACACCTCGCCGAGGAACGGCAGCATCGCCTCGCGCACCGCGGGGTCGGGCGTCGTCGTCGCGTTGTAATCGAAGTAGATCGTGTGCATCTGCGGGGCCGCTCAGGTGTCCACCGGTGTCCGCCGGGCGGAACCACTCGCGCAGGGGGCGGTCAGTCTTCTCACCGGATGAACTCCGGTCGCTGCGCGGCCGGTTGCGCGCCGCCGGGCACGTCACGGCGAGACGGAAAGCCGCTCCTCATTGCGCTCGCGGCTCATCAGGACGCCCTGCTCCTTGTAGGCTTTGAGCATGAAGTGCGTTGCCGTCGAGACCACGCCGCTGAGGGTCGCGAGTTTTTCCGAGACAAACGACGCCACGTCGCGGAGCGATTCGCCCTCGACCACCACCAGCAAGTCGTAGCCGCCCGACATGAGATGGCAGGACCGCACTTCGTCGTAGCGCGCAATGCGGTCGGCGAGCCGGTTGAAGCCGCCCTCGCGCTCGGGGGTGATCTTCACCTCAATCACGGCGCGCACAATGTCCACCCCGAGCTTCTCCTCATTGAGGATTGTGCGGTAGCCGAGAATGACCTGCCCGGACTCGTAGTCCTTGATGCGGGCGGCGACTTCCGGCTCGGTGGAATTGAGCAATGCGGCGAGTTGCGCCGGGCGGAGCGCGGCATTCTTGTGGAGGAGCTTCAGGAGCGGATCCATGCGCGGAGGTTAGCCACGGAGTTTGCCGATTGCCACGGATTTCCCGGCGCTGGCGCGAACGAACAGCGGGATTCGGTCCAGCGGCGCCTGCGCGGGCACGTGCCGGCCGCCCCGCAAGACCCGGCCCGTCCACGCATCCCGCCAGCGACCGCGGGGCAGATAAACCGATCGTGCCATGATGCCGGGCGCGAGCACGGGAGCCACGAGCAAATCCGCGCCCACGAGGAACTGGTCGTTGCAAGCCGCGGCGATGGGGTCGTCCTGGAAGTGAAACAGGAGCGGCCGCATCACCGGCCAGCCGCGCGCACTGGCCTCGGCGAAGCACTGCGCCAGATACGGCAGCAGTTTCATGCGCAGGCGGATTGCGTTGCGGCTGATGCGCTCAACTTCCGGGCCGAATTCCCACGGCTCCTGCGGGCGCGAGTCCTTGTTCGAGTGATTGCGGAAGAACGGGGTGAGCGCGCCGAGTTGCATCCAGCGCGCGAAGAGTTCCGGCGTCGGCGAATCGAGAAAGCCGCCCACGTCCGCGCCGCAAAAGGCGACGCCGCTCAAGCCGAGGTTCAGCAGCGCGGGCACGGAAGCCGCGAGGTGCTCCCAAGTCGAGCTGTTGTCGCCGGTCCACACGGCGGCGTGGCGCTGGATGCCGGCATAGCCTGCGCG
It encodes the following:
- a CDS encoding cysteine desulfurase is translated as MHTIYFDYNATTTPDPAVREAMLPFLGEVFGNPSSVHHVGRRARALLDDARDRVASVFACRPAEVVFTSGGTESVNLAIFGTARLLRNRGRHIITSAVEHHAVLHACQYLARTEGFELSVLPCDSEGRIHVDTLQRALRPDTILVSIQAANNETGTLQPVAELGAACRARSVAFHTDAVQWFGKQPFASIHQFNADLVTVCAHKFHGPKGAGALFIRSPLHPDPILFGGGHENERRAGTENLAAIVGLCEVIERFVREPVFPPAQLEPLTRTLIAGLAACPGVHFRGAATARLANTASFTVEGCDSIALLAGLDLEGVCASSGSACSSGSLEPSHVMTAMGVGASEANSLVRFSLGRESTTAEVDRVLAVFPTVVARIRSAAQKSDQQHRPQPAHSL
- a CDS encoding Lrp/AsnC family transcriptional regulator, with the translated sequence MDPLLKLLHKNAALRPAQLAALLNSTEPEVAARIKDYESGQVILGYRTILNEEKLGVDIVRAVIEVKITPEREGGFNRLADRIARYDEVRSCHLMSGGYDLLVVVEGESLRDVASFVSEKLATLSGVVSTATHFMLKAYKEQGVLMSRERNEERLSVSP